In a single window of the Pseudopipra pipra isolate bDixPip1 chromosome 21, bDixPip1.hap1, whole genome shotgun sequence genome:
- the LOC135425686 gene encoding uncharacterized protein LOC135425686: MFFTLRNKPEWQRECGVNVAPQDPLVLALEKDKKNLKPKGRCCDACSIGQQCLKLKRRDSEEESRISLWEYQPYAPGYGIPRPKRREGEGDTSLLGDISLELGRSRTGSSPQKSKDSWEESSPSKSESPQGESSSQGLSSPQGSESYREESDKEKSSPTRPEDYGEEGGTSKPKDSRNRDTSTPRKEDSIHRVESSTPRDASYENESSPPRLRGNEKGGDSPKVGCSGIIIQGEKEDNTQRLNIVIQIDDKRDTRGTEEDEESSPGQAERRQRLLQTQKERRLDCVNHARRLGEDDWAGTGSEDEEPKRGKRKEKRKNRIDTRTQEEDDPGEGTSHPHYTRSIARKEAKEGIERSYTVAPLRQIMPIAGDRGRVKVPFTASDLNSWREEARNFRKNPEGVAKRFELIAKNLDIDWSDIEVMLSELTETEKELVLKTGRDSAAVLPEELEVVFPSKNPEWDPNNPNHYELLVQHRKLIALGLRKAIPKAINWAALYDVRQGKDESPSEFLDRLRTAMRQYTPLDPASEEGRQQLLGLVMGQCTSDIRKKLQKLKHPANKDLETLMNEAWEVYNNREKEEKKREDKRVARIVAVAVAAQNTKFQDTSARGRGRGYPMRGRGGFRPQPIRVNEEQLIAALSLTISCIEPKPESRNIERIMSEAYPLVWATDVPGKSKQATPIAIELIPGARPVVRKQYPLRLEDRKGVEPIIEKFLELGLLVECESDYNTPILPVKKPNGTYRLVQDLRAVNAITKTLHPVVANPYTLLTKLKDNLIWFTVLDLKDAFFCLPLAPESQKIFAFEWESVSKGRKTQLTWTVLPQGYKNSPTIFGNQLAKELEQWERPQGDGTLLQYVDDLLIATESEEECVKWTISLLNFLRLSGYRVSQQKAQLVQEKVVYLGYEISRGQRSLGTARKEAICQMPRPETVRDLRAFLGMTGWCRLWIYQYGVLAKPLYDLLKEAKSILVWTPEAEGAFKRLKQELMRAPALGLPDVTKPFWLFSHERQGMALGVLAQQLGPHKRAVAYFSKQLDEVSKGWPGCLKAVAAVIINIEEARKLTMGQKMTVLVSHTVSAVLEQKGGHWLSPSRFLKYQAILAESDDVTIQVTNIVNPASFLEGRMSAEPIEHDCLETIEAVYSSRPDLKEEPFEDADNWFSDGSSFVKQGVRMAGYAVTTTEEVIESNPLPAGTSAQKAELIALTRALELAEGIRINIWTDSKYAFSVVHAHGAIWKERGLLTAQGKTVKHAEEILRLLEAVQLPAQVAIMHCKGHLKGNTVPEIGNRKADAEAKLAAARTKEVVITALIPEELNTDFQPDYQDSDHRWIQKNKGKLLDNGWGQLETGQLIIPEKLMWQFVKTEHEKTHWSLDPLYQYLQTRIAGPKLFTTVKQVTTQCERCLKNNPNTGTKIHQGAISRGKPLQEKWEGPFQVLLTTFTAVRIKERPTWIHYSRVKKAPEDKQEDLAS, translated from the exons ATGTTTTTCACGCTCAGGAATAagcctgagtggcagagagaATGCGGAGTAAATGTTGCACCGCAGGACCCCTTGGTTTTAGCTTTggaaaaggataagaaaaatctgaaaccAAAGGGACGTTGTTGTGATGCTTGTAGTATCGGACAACAGtgtcttaaattaaaaagaagggacAGTGAAGAAGAAAGTAGAATAAGTTTATGGGAGTACCAACCATATGCTCCAGGATACGGGATACCACGACCAAAGCGGAGAGAAGGTGAAGGAGACACTAGCCTATTAGGGGATATTTCACTAGAGCTAGGAAGATCTAGGACCGGATCTAGTCCTCAAAAATCAAAAGACAGTTGGGAAGAAAGTAGCCCATCAAAATCGGAGAGTCCCCAAGGAGAAAGCAGCTCGCAGGGACTGAGTAGTCCACAGGGATCCGAAAGTTACAGAGAGGAGAGCGATAAAGAGAAGAGTAGCCCCACGAGACCAGAAGATTATGGAGAAGAGGGTGGCACATCGAAACCAAAGGACAGCAGGAATAGGGATACCAGTACACCGAGAAAAGAAGACAGTATCCACAGAGTGGAAAGTAGTACACCAAGAGATGCTAGTTATGAGAACGAAAGTAGCCCACCAAGGCTAAGAGGTAACGAAAAAGGGGGCGATTCCCCCAAGGTAGGATGTAGTGGCATTATAattcaaggggaaaaggaagacaacACCCAAAGGTTAAACATAGTGATTCAAATAGATGATAAGAGAGATACCAGAGGGACAGAAGAAGACGAAGAGAGCAGCCCCGGGCAAGCTGAGCGTCGACAGCGTCTCCTCCAAACCCAGAAAGAGAGGCGGCTAGACTGTGTGAACCATGCCAGAAGGTTGGGAGAAGATGACTGGGCAGGAACAGGAAGTGAGGACGAAGAACCGAAacgagggaaaagaaaagaaaagagaaagaatagaatAGACACTAGAACCCAAGAAGAAGACGACCCTGGAGAAGGAACTAGCCACCCACACTACACCAGGTCTATAGCTcgaaaggaagcaaaagaaggAATCGAGAGAAGTTATACAGTAGCTCCCCTTCGACAGATAATGCCCATTGCAGGAGACCGGGGGCGGGTAAAGGTACCATTCACAGCAAGTGATTTGAATAGTTGGAGAGAAGAAGCCCGGAATTTTAGGAAGAACCCAGAGGGGGTGGCTAAGAGGTTCGAGTTGATTGCAAAGAACCTAGATATCGACTGGAGTGATATAGAAGTAATGCTGTCAGAATTAACAGAAACGGAAAAAGAGCTGGTATTGAAAACAGGAAGAGATAGTGCCGCCGTATTGCCCGAAGAATTGGAAGTTGTATTCCCAAGTAAAAATCCAGAGTGGGATCCAAATAACCCCAATCATTATGAGCTGCTGGTGCAACATAGGAAGCTAATAGCATTAGGTCTGCGGAAAGCAATACCTAAAGCCATTAACTGGGCAGCTTTGTATGATGTTAGACAGGGAAAGGATGAAAGTCCCTCAGAATTTCTAGATAGACTTAGGACTGCCATGAGACAATACACACCCTTAGACCCAGCATCGGAAGAAGGGAGACAACAACTGCTAGGGCTAGTAATGGGGCAGTGCACttcagatattagaaagaaactaCAAAAACTTAAACATCCAGCAAATAAAGATTTAGAGACATTGATGAATGAGGCCTGGGAAGTAtacaacaacagagaaaaagaagagaaaaagagggaagataaAAGAGTTGCTCGGATCGTAGCAGTAGCAGTGGCAgcccaaaatacaaaattccaAGACACAAGTGCCAGGGGTAGAGGTCGTGGTTACCCTatgagagggaggggaggattcAGACCCCAACCCATCAGG GTAAATGAAGAACAACTGATTGCAGCTTTAAGTCTGACAATCAGTTGCATAGAACCAAAACCTGAGAGTCGTAATATCGAGCGAATTATGAGCGAGGCATACCCATTGGTATGGGCCACTGATGTACCTGGGAAATCCAAACAAGCAACACCTATTGCTATTGAACTTATACCTGGAGCAAGACCAGTAGTAAGGAAGCAGTATCCCCTGAGATTAGAAGACAGGAAAGGGGTCGAACCCATAATTGAGAAATTTTTGGAATTAGGACTATTAGTGGAATGTGAATCAGATTATAACACACCGATCCTGCCAGTGAAGAAACCAAACGGAACTTATAGACTGGTTCAAGATTTAAGAGCTGTAAATGCAATAACTAAAACTCTACACCCAGTGGTGGCAAACCCTTATACCCTCTTGACTAAGCTAAAGGACAatttaatttggttcacagtgtTAGATCTAAAAGATGCATTCTTTTGCCTTCCCTTAGCCCCAGAAAGCCAaaagatttttgcctttgaatgggaatCTGTGAGTAAAGGGAGAAAGACCCAATTAacctggacagtgttacctcaaGGCTACAAAAACAGTCCAACAATCTTTGGGAATCAATTAGccaaagaattggaacaatgggaAAGGCCACAGGGGGATGGTACTCTTCTGCAATACGTGGATGATCTGCTGATTGCAACTGAGTCAGAAGAAGAGTGTGTTAAATGGACTatttctttgttgaatttcttgAGACTAAGTGgatatcgagtctctcaacagaaagcgcaACTGGTGCAAGAAAAGGTAGTATACCTGGGATATGAGATCTCCAGAGGACAACGATCCCTAGGAACAGCGAGGAAAGAAGCCATTTGCCAGATGCCCAGACCAGAAACGGTGAGAGATCTACGAGCCTTTctgggaatgacaggttggtgtcgCTTATGGATCTACCAATATGGGGTACTCGCCAAGCCATTGTATGATTTATTAAAGGAAGCTAAGAGTATCCTAGTTTGGACTCCcgaagcagagggagcttttAAGAGACTAAAACAAGAACTCATGAGAGCCCCAGCTTTGGGCCTCCCTGATGTAACAAAACCATTCTGGCTGTTCTCTCATGAACGGCAAGGGATGGCTTTAGGAGTCTTGGCGCAACAGTTGGGACCACACAAAAGAGCTGTGGCctatttctccaaacagctggatgaagtaagcaaaggatggcccGGCTGTTTGAAAGCGGTGGCCGCagtgatcataaatatagaagaggCCAGAAAACTCACGATGggccagaaaatgactgtgttagtgtcccacactgtGTCTGCTGTACTAGAACAGAAAGGTGGCCATTGGTTGTCACCTTCCAGATTCCTAAAGTACCAAGCAATCCTAGCTGAATCAGATGACGTAACCATTCAAGTAACTAACATTGTGAATCCAGCCTcatttctagaaggaagaatgtcaGCAGAACCAATAGAGCATGACTGCCTAGAAACCATCGAAGCAGTCTACTCCAGTCGCCCGGATCTCAAAGAAGAGCCATTTGAAGATGCAGACAACTGGTTCTCGGACGGCAGCAGCTTCGTGAAGCAAGGAGTAAGAATGGCAGGCTATGCAGTAACCACAACGGAAGAGGTAATCgaatcaaatcctttacctgcagggacctcagcccaaaaggcagaattaaTAGCTCTTACCCGAGCCCTGGAATTGGCAGAAGGCATACGAATTAATATTTGGACAGACTCTAAGTATGCCTTCTCCGTCGTacatgctcatggagcaatttggaaagaaaggggacTGCTAACCGCCCAAGGGAAAACAGTCAAACAcgcagaagaaattctacgATTGTTAGAagcagtccaactcccagcacaagtggccataatgcattgcaaaggacacctaaaaggtaacactgttccagagataggaaataggaaagctgatgcagaagctaaattagctgctgcaagaaccaAGGAAGTGGTTATAACAGCTCTAATACCAGAAGAGCTAAATACCGACTTCCAACCAGATTATCAGGACTCAGATCATAGATGGATTCAAAAGAACAAGGGCAAATTATTAGACAATGGATGGGGTcaattagaaacaggacaatTAATAATACCAGAGAAGTTAATGTGgcaatttgtgaaaacagaacatgagaaaacacattggAGTTTAGACCCGCTTTACCAGTATTTGCAAACTAGAATAGCAGGGCCAAAATTATTCACTACTGTAAAACAAGTTACAACCCAATGCGAACGATGCCTGAAGAATAACCCAAATACAGGGACCAAGATACATCAGGGAGCAATAAGTCGAG gaaaacccctacaagaaaagtgggagggacctttccaagtgctgctgaccaCCTTCACCGCGGTTAGGATCAAGGAACGACCTACATGGATTcactactctcgagtcaagaaAGCTCCAGAAGATAAGCAAGAAGACCTGGCATCATGA